From Peromyscus maniculatus bairdii isolate BWxNUB_F1_BW_parent chromosome 8, HU_Pman_BW_mat_3.1, whole genome shotgun sequence, a single genomic window includes:
- the Il9r gene encoding interleukin-9 receptor — MALRRCTSEGWPSERMAGKQVLGSWFLVYTCVNSCVCWGASVPEPGAGTQAGTFTCLSNSIFRIDCSWSTPELGLEPRAWLLFTSNQMTDIRHRCTFWDSVCTLTLPPEEVLVPTDNFTITLHRCVLGQEQVSLVDSQFLPQRHVKLDPPSDLQSNVSSERCVLTWSIDFALEPWSTLLSYELAFKKQEEAWEEARHKDRIVGVTWLSLEAVELNPGSIYEARLRVQMTLLEDGDTVEGEYHKSHWSEWSQPVSFPSPRRWRQGLLLPSWPWSNSILVTVSIFLLLTGLIHLLFKLSPRVKRIIYQNVPSPAAFFHPLYSVYNGDFQTWTGAHRAGPLPRQSGVSTPSGGSESSIWEAVTTLTYSPACPAPFSSLEWEGTGPGFPGPPSLEHVLPSGCLELEGQPSAYLPQEVWAPVGSVRPPPLDSDGGGSNYCILDCCEEGHPSALPEHTQSPGLTQAQPVAFPVSSRA, encoded by the exons ATGGCCCTGAGAAGATGCACCTCAGAAG GTTGGCCCTCGGAGAGGATGGCAGGGAAACAGGTCCTGGGCTCCTGGTTCCTGGTCTACACCTGCGTCAACTCTTGTGTCTGCTGGGGAGCCTCCGTCCCAGAGCCCGGAGCAG GGACGCAGGCTGGGACATTCACCTGCCTCAGCAACAGTATTTTCAGGATTGACTGCTCCTGGTCGACTCCAGAGCTGggcctggaacccagggcctggctccTCTTTACCAG TAACCAGATGACAGACATCAGGCACAGGTGCACCTTCTGGGACAGCGTGTGTACCCTCACGCTGCCTCCGGAGGAGGTGTTGGTGCCGACCGATAACTTCACCATCACTCTGCACCGGTGTGTCCTGGGGCAGGAGCAGGTCAGCCTGGTGGACTCACAGTTCCTGCCGCAGAGACATG TTAAACTGGACCCTCCCTCGGATCTGCAGAGCAATGTCAGCTCCGAGCGCTGTGTCCTGACCTGGAGCATAGATTTTGCTCTGGAGCCCTGGAGCACACTCCTCAGCTATGAGCTGGCCTTCAAGAAGCAGGAAGAGGCCTGGGAG GAGGCCCGGCACAAGGACCGTATTGTTGGAGTGACCTGGCTCAGCCTTGAAGCCGTCGAACTGAATCCTGGTTCCATCTACGAGGCCAGACTGCGTGTCCagatgactttgttggaggatgGGGACACGGTAGAAGGGGAGTATCATAAGAGCCACTGGAGTGAGTGGAGCCAGCCAgtgtccttcccttctccccgGAGATGGAGACAGG GTCTCCTGCTCCCGTCCTGGCCGTGGTCGAATAGCATCCTGGTCACTGTGTCCATCTTTCTTCTGCTGACCGGCCTTATCCACCTTCTGTTCAAGCTGTCACCCAG GGTGAAGAGGATCATCTACCAGAATGTCCCCTCCCCGGCAGCCTTCTTCCATCCTCTCTACAGTGTGTACAACGGGGACTTCCAG ACCTGGACAGGGGCCCATAGAGCCGGACCACTACCAAGACAGAGTGGTGTCAGCACTCCATCAGGAGGCTCAGagtccagcatctgggaggccgTCACAACGCTCACCTACAGTCCAGCATGCCCTGCGCCCTTTTCCAGCCTGGAGTGGGAAGGCACAGGCCCTGGCTTCCCAGGGCCCCCAAGCTTAGAGCATGTGCTGCCATCAGGGTGTCTGGAGTTGGAAGGACAGCCATCTGCCTACCTGCCCCAGGAGGTCTGGGCCCCTGTGGGCTCTGTCAGGCCCCCTCCTCTAGACTCAGACGGAGGAGGCAGCAACTATTGCATCTTGGACTGTTGTGAGGAGGGCCACCCCTCAGCATTGCCAGAACACACCCAGAGCCCTGGGCTCACACAGGCCCAGCCTGTGGCCTTTCCTGTGTCCAGCAGGGCCTGA